Within the Fusarium musae strain F31 chromosome 11, whole genome shotgun sequence genome, the region CTGATAAGACAATAAGATAAGCATGCCCAGCTGATATCTCTGGTCACGGATTGTTGGAACAGCACGATGAAGAACAAgtccttatatatactattgaTATATGTGCACATGACATTGGTCATAAAATGATACACGAGTTCTAAGTCATAGTATCAGAATTCATCCGCTGTGTCCGTCATTTCGTACGAACTGCAGGTTTCCTACTCGGTACACCATATATTGTGAGGAAATCATTAGAATGTTCATCGACTTGCGAATAAGTTTGGTGGTTCATATTGATCTAACATAATTGATCTTTGGACTTGAAATGAACAAAATTGAAGTAATCTGAACTCCAGTCGTGAGGAAAATcatataaatagtttatttcCTCCTCGACTATGGCAGTTCTATTCCTTCGTCACCAAGCTTTTCATAGCAATTATGCGAAAACATATCCTCTGTTAACAAACATATCTTCAGGCTCCTTACCTTCTATCTTGCTCACTTTCATAACCATGCCTTTCGACCAAATCCAGCAGTGGGCGAAGAAGCGTACTGACAAGAAGTCGAGTGAGGACCTTCAATCGTCACCCACTTACGAGGCGGAACCACCAGCCACCATGGAGGGACCACCCGCCTTCATGGCGCGCAGAAGCACAGCTACGTTCTTCACTCCAGAAGGCCGTAGAAACTACGTGATCGAGCATCTGCGCCTCGATCCCGCCACTGCCGCAACGTATGAGCAAGCCATCAACGATGGCAGCCACATGGTCGGAAGAAATGGCTATGGTGAGCTACGGGAGGTCGACCAGTACGAACTTGACTACTGGATGACAAAAGAGCGCGGCAAGAACCTTTATCGCTTCAAGAAAGGAGTGAATCTTGTCAAGGTCCCAGAGGGGTTCCTCATCTACTTGGACGAGATGAGCAAGGCACGAAGACGTggggagattgagaaggagatcgtTGTGCTGCAGGAGAAGGCGCAACGAAAGTACTACCCGGGGCTGAATAGAATCATGCATACTGATTATCGGTACAAGATCGGCAGACTGGAAAGAGAGCTTGTCGACATCCAGGCCATTGGAGAGCGCCGGGGTCTTAACAACTGGTAATTGTCGGTGCGGGGGGGAAACGCGGGGCTCTGGGGGTTCAAGAAGATCTTCAGCTTGATCTATGAGGGTAAGCAGGGGGAAATCACACAGATTGTGATCTTGTTCGAGTTGCGGCTGTTTTGCTAGTGAGATTGGGAGCAGGGAAGTTTTTGATCTATAAAGTATGTACACAGATTGTTCAGCAGTACACGTGGCGTGGGCAGTAAATTGATTTTGTGCATAACATATCTCTTTTTGGTCAGATGTTCGAAACATTATTTCTGTAAACTTAGTGAAATCCTGGGGCGTAAAATGAAGTATGAGTGTAGGGTATATTGTTTACTAAAGTCCCCCTGACTAAAGTTAAGTGTCGGGACCATTGTTCAATTGCGCGAGTCGTGGAAAACCAGCTACGGTCTGAGAGAACGGAAATAGGGGGATGCAGTGATTTTGTTTAGATAGTAATATCTTGCGTCATCTAAACTTCGTTTGGTGGCTAACTTGTAGaagcttatttttcttttgtgCGCCTCGAGAAATAAGTGTCTAATCAGTGCTAGTACGGCCTTTCCTGTCTTGATGCGTCACCGAAACCTGCGTCTGGACAACAATGCCTTGCTCAGCAGCCGAGCTCCCCTGATTCTTCCAGATTGACCCATCTCCAGTCCCGCCCCTCCCGACATCATATGTCAACTcgacctcatcatcgtcactgcCAAAAGCATTGCCTTTTGTCCTGCTCACACTGAAGAGCTGGAAGTGCTTTGAACCAGATTTGGATAAGTCAGTTGGTCCAGATGGTGTACCGCGTGAAGTAGAATTGATGCGTTTAATGCGGAACAGAGGCGCTAGGGTTGGAAGACAAGCTGAAATGACTGCGACAGATGGCTCGAGACTGGACCACGCGAATGACGGACCCATCCACCATGTAGCATCGAGGTTCTGGAAGAAGCCCCAGAGGTAGTAAATGCGAGCGATACTGGCGACACAGACACTACATAGGGTCAGTTGGAATGTCATTATAGAAAATGGCAAGGTCACCTACAAGCTGCCGAGAAGCATAATGCAAATGATAGAAAT harbors:
- a CDS encoding hypothetical protein (EggNog:ENOG41), whose translation is MPFDQIQQWAKKRTDKKSSEDLQSSPTYEAEPPATMEGPPAFMARRSTATFFTPEGRRNYVIEHLRLDPATAATYEQAINDGSHMVGRNGYGELREVDQYELDYWMTKERGKNLYRFKKGVNLVKVPEGFLIYLDEMSKARRRGEIEKEIVVLQEKAQRKYYPGLNRIMHTDYRYKIGRLERELVDIQAIGERRGLNNW